One part of the [Synechococcus] sp. NIES-970 genome encodes these proteins:
- the tatC gene encoding Sec-independent protein translocase TatC yields the protein MTSTPNKTTLNESPDPLQELPDEVEMSFFDHLEELRWRIFYSLIAIVIGWVGCFFFVKPIVQLLEAPAVGVKFIQVAPGEFFFLSFKVAGYTGILFASPFILYQVIQFVLPGLTRSERRLLAPVVLGSGVLFFAGLAFAYVALIPAALNFFITYGADVVEAAWSIERYFELILGLMFFTGLAFQVPVVQMILAWLGIVSSGLMLRGWRLVILGSVILGAVITPSTDPLTQSLLAGAVLGLYFGGIGVVKLSGR from the coding sequence ATGACCTCGACCCCCAATAAGACCACCCTCAACGAGTCCCCTGATCCGCTGCAAGAGTTGCCCGATGAAGTGGAAATGTCTTTTTTCGATCACCTCGAGGAGCTGCGCTGGCGAATTTTTTATTCCCTGATCGCCATTGTTATTGGTTGGGTTGGATGTTTCTTTTTTGTAAAGCCGATCGTCCAACTCCTAGAAGCACCTGCCGTTGGGGTGAAGTTTATCCAGGTCGCCCCAGGGGAATTTTTCTTCCTCTCCTTTAAAGTGGCTGGTTATACAGGAATTCTCTTCGCGAGCCCTTTTATCCTGTACCAAGTGATTCAATTTGTTCTGCCAGGCCTAACTCGGAGTGAGCGTCGCCTATTGGCACCGGTTGTCCTTGGGTCTGGTGTGCTATTTTTTGCGGGTTTAGCTTTTGCTTATGTGGCTCTGATTCCGGCAGCACTAAACTTTTTTATTACCTATGGGGCCGATGTGGTAGAGGCAGCCTGGTCTATTGAGCGATATTTTGAGCTGATTCTTGGGTTAATGTTTTTTACGGGATTGGCCTTTCAGGTGCCTGTGGTGCAAATGATTTTGGCTTGGTTGGGGATTGTTTCTTCTGGCCTCATGCTCAGGGGGTGGCGCTTGGTGATTTTAGGCTCAGTAATTCTCGGTGCTGTGATTACTCCTTCGACAGATCCCCTTACCCAATCGCTTTTAGCCGGAGCTGTGTTAGGTCTGTATTTCGGTGGGATTGGCGTTGTGAAATTATCCGGCCGCTAG